One region of Paraburkholderia acidiphila genomic DNA includes:
- a CDS encoding family 1 encapsulin nanocompartment shell protein, producing the protein MNNLHRELAPISTAAWSQIEEEVARTFKRSLAGRRVVDVEGPGGPALAAIGTGHQNGIEAPLEGIRARQREVKAIVELRVPFELSRDAIDDVERGAEDSDWQPAKEAATRLAFAEDRAIFDGYTAAQITGIREGSSNPILPLPADIADYPTVIAKALEQLRLQGVDGPYTVLLGSDAYTAVSEASDQGYPVLEHIRRLVNGEIIWAPAIEGGAILSTRGGDFALHLGQDVSIGYSSHDDKSVKLYLQESFTFLMLTSEASVAVKPE; encoded by the coding sequence ATGAATAACCTCCATCGCGAGCTGGCGCCCATTTCCACGGCCGCGTGGTCGCAAATCGAAGAAGAAGTCGCGCGCACCTTCAAGCGCTCGCTCGCGGGCCGCCGCGTCGTGGACGTCGAGGGCCCCGGCGGCCCGGCGCTCGCCGCAATCGGCACCGGCCACCAGAACGGCATCGAAGCGCCGCTGGAAGGCATCCGCGCGCGCCAGCGCGAAGTGAAGGCGATCGTGGAATTGCGCGTGCCGTTCGAGCTTTCGCGCGACGCCATCGACGACGTGGAGCGCGGCGCGGAGGACTCCGACTGGCAGCCGGCCAAGGAAGCGGCCACGCGCCTTGCGTTCGCGGAAGACCGCGCGATCTTCGACGGCTACACGGCTGCGCAGATCACGGGCATTCGCGAAGGCTCGTCGAACCCGATTCTGCCGTTGCCGGCCGATATCGCCGACTACCCCACGGTCATCGCCAAGGCGCTCGAGCAGTTGCGTCTGCAAGGCGTGGACGGTCCGTACACGGTGCTGCTCGGCTCCGATGCCTATACGGCGGTGAGCGAAGCGAGCGACCAGGGTTATCCGGTTCTCGAGCACATTCGCCGCCTCGTGAACGGCGAGATCATCTGGGCGCCGGCGATTGAAGGCGGCGCGATCCTGAGCACGCGTGGCGGCGATTTCGCGCTCCACCTCGGGCAGGATGTGTCGATCGGGTATTCGTCGCACGACGACAAGAGCGTGAAGCTCTATCTGCAAGAGAGCTTTACGTTCCTGATGCTGACTTCCGAGGCCTCGGTGGCGGTGAAGCCTGAGTGA
- a CDS encoding Dyp-type peroxidase, with translation MTPASLTQEPQSVSSAVTRNAFFIVATVNEDAASRATVRAWCADVANLVRAVGKRVPAGNLSCVVGFSSDAWDKLFGEPRPAGLHPFREFGTGERKAIATPGDILLHIRADETDLCFELATQLMTRLEGAVTTVDEVHGFRNFDMRAMIGFVDGTENPTGNEAVHFTVIGENEDPEFCGGSYVLVQKYLHDMKGWNALSVEAQEHIIGRTKLQDIELDEAVKPSWSHSSLTTLEDDAGNEIKILRDNMPFGRPGSAEFGTYFIGYARSPEPIEQMLENMFVGLPPGNYDRLLDFSRAVTGGLFFVPSQPLLEALAEVDPGAAPTIEVSAAKPSETESEPAAAPSADGSLAIGSLKGAPRYE, from the coding sequence ATGACGCCGGCCTCTCTCACGCAGGAACCGCAGTCCGTCTCCAGCGCCGTCACGCGCAACGCCTTCTTCATCGTGGCCACCGTCAACGAAGACGCCGCAAGCCGCGCCACCGTGCGCGCCTGGTGCGCCGACGTCGCCAACCTCGTGCGCGCGGTGGGCAAGCGCGTGCCCGCAGGCAACCTCTCATGCGTGGTGGGCTTTTCGTCCGACGCATGGGACAAGCTGTTCGGCGAGCCACGCCCGGCCGGGCTGCATCCGTTCCGCGAATTCGGCACGGGCGAGCGCAAGGCAATCGCCACGCCCGGCGACATCCTGCTGCACATCCGCGCCGACGAAACCGACCTCTGCTTCGAACTGGCCACCCAGCTCATGACGCGCCTGGAAGGCGCGGTCACAACGGTGGACGAAGTGCACGGCTTTCGCAACTTCGACATGCGCGCGATGATCGGCTTCGTCGACGGCACCGAAAATCCCACGGGCAACGAAGCCGTTCATTTCACGGTGATCGGCGAAAACGAAGATCCGGAATTCTGCGGCGGCAGCTACGTGCTCGTCCAAAAGTACCTGCACGACATGAAAGGCTGGAACGCGCTTTCCGTGGAGGCCCAGGAGCACATCATCGGGCGCACCAAGCTCCAGGACATCGAACTGGACGAAGCCGTGAAGCCGAGCTGGTCGCACAGCTCGCTCACCACGCTCGAAGACGACGCGGGCAACGAGATCAAGATCCTGCGCGACAACATGCCGTTCGGGCGGCCCGGCTCGGCCGAATTCGGCACCTACTTCATCGGCTACGCGCGCTCGCCCGAGCCGATCGAACAGATGCTCGAAAACATGTTCGTCGGCCTGCCGCCCGGCAACTACGACCGGCTGCTCGACTTCAGCCGCGCTGTCACGGGCGGCCTGTTCTTCGTGCCTTCGCAGCCGCTGCTCGAAGCGCTCGCCGAAGTCGACCCGGGCGCCGCGCCCACCATCGAGGTGAGCGCAGCGAAACCATCGGAAACAGAATCCGAGCCTGCCGCCGCGCCGAGCGCGGACGGCTCGCTCGCCATCGGATCCCTCAAAGGAGCACCCCGGTATGAATAA
- a CDS encoding VTT domain-containing protein: protein MEHAYDHLLHLLAAHATWTLAFVVVAAFLESLAFIGTFVPGSTAMFIAGAFAATGTINLGWLFVCAIAGAVAGDGVSFWIGHRYRNSLGQMWPFSRHPGILERAQAYFVSHGTRSVILARFIAPLRAVVPIVAGMAGMKPMRFFMMNVISALIWAPAHIVPGVVFGASLQLAGAVSFRLVVVIGIVALAVWLIWRFVRMLLLHIDNWAGASRRSAAQWAAQHPGRASKRLARLLDPAQPALGPVIVITGLVPVCAAVFSYVLGNVLRGAPLVQLDQSVRQFLQSVHTTWADATLARVETLGSTWTLAALVATMAVWMVLERRWRTIAYWMIAAAVSQLLILILRFVIHHTTPGGGQAIEAYVFPSDRVASMVIVYGFVMFLLVRRASMLEAALVAALGNAIIVSVAFAGLYFDRFLFSDAIGGAAFAAIWVAIVVLTSLWRYPKRPPQRAYVPPIVLVVLVVAVLLQTVPAGRTPAPPTTATAAPPVVITQLQWSDSLWRTFACYRFDMKGARREPMTIQWAASAEDLRTALRDAGWAEGPQISVRSVLSLVAPNVDVMSLPLLPKLNNGLPSPLVFARARLTDGRDAVEEKAAPGSRRDVLRFWPSGYALAPRHAGSSNGDGKADGGEPTPIWVGSLVHERLRRGSWPFNVVTSYPDDALDLSAPGQPAGWRTLALPGQAGCEGRPVKLVVQGGR, encoded by the coding sequence ATGGAGCACGCCTACGATCATCTGCTGCACCTGCTCGCCGCGCACGCAACGTGGACGCTCGCCTTTGTCGTGGTCGCCGCTTTCCTCGAATCGCTCGCGTTCATCGGCACGTTCGTTCCCGGCAGCACGGCGATGTTCATTGCGGGCGCGTTCGCAGCCACGGGCACGATCAACCTGGGCTGGCTCTTCGTCTGCGCCATTGCCGGCGCCGTGGCCGGCGACGGCGTGAGCTTCTGGATCGGCCATCGCTACCGCAACTCGCTTGGCCAGATGTGGCCGTTCAGCCGCCACCCCGGCATTCTCGAACGCGCGCAAGCCTACTTCGTGAGCCACGGCACGCGCAGCGTGATCCTCGCGCGCTTCATCGCGCCGCTGCGCGCCGTGGTGCCGATCGTCGCGGGCATGGCCGGCATGAAGCCCATGCGCTTCTTCATGATGAACGTGATCTCCGCGCTCATCTGGGCCCCCGCGCATATCGTGCCCGGCGTGGTGTTCGGCGCATCGCTCCAGCTCGCGGGCGCGGTGTCGTTCCGGCTCGTGGTCGTCATCGGCATCGTTGCGCTCGCGGTATGGCTCATCTGGCGCTTCGTGCGCATGCTGCTCCTGCACATCGACAACTGGGCCGGCGCGTCGCGGCGCAGCGCGGCGCAGTGGGCGGCGCAGCATCCCGGGCGCGCCTCGAAGCGTCTCGCCCGCCTGCTCGATCCCGCGCAGCCCGCGCTCGGCCCGGTCATCGTGATCACCGGCCTCGTGCCGGTATGCGCCGCCGTGTTTTCCTATGTGCTCGGCAACGTGCTGCGCGGCGCGCCGCTCGTGCAGCTCGACCAGTCCGTGCGCCAGTTCCTGCAGTCGGTCCACACCACGTGGGCCGATGCGACGCTCGCGCGCGTCGAGACGCTCGGCAGCACCTGGACGCTGGCGGCGCTCGTCGCGACGATGGCCGTGTGGATGGTGCTGGAGCGGCGTTGGCGCACCATCGCTTACTGGATGATCGCGGCCGCCGTTTCGCAGCTGCTGATCCTCATCCTGCGCTTCGTGATCCACCATACGACGCCCGGCGGCGGCCAGGCCATCGAAGCCTATGTGTTCCCGAGCGACCGCGTGGCGTCGATGGTGATCGTCTACGGCTTCGTGATGTTCCTGCTCGTGCGCCGCGCGAGCATGCTGGAGGCCGCGCTCGTCGCCGCGCTCGGCAACGCGATCATCGTCTCCGTCGCGTTCGCGGGGCTCTACTTCGACCGCTTCCTGTTCTCGGACGCCATCGGCGGCGCAGCCTTCGCCGCGATCTGGGTGGCGATCGTCGTGCTCACCTCGCTCTGGCGCTACCCCAAGCGGCCGCCGCAACGCGCGTATGTGCCGCCCATCGTGCTCGTCGTGCTGGTCGTCGCGGTGCTCCTGCAGACGGTACCCGCTGGACGCACGCCGGCGCCGCCCACGACCGCCACGGCGGCGCCGCCCGTCGTCATCACGCAACTGCAGTGGAGCGACTCGCTGTGGAGGACGTTTGCGTGCTATCGCTTCGACATGAAAGGCGCGCGCCGCGAGCCGATGACGATCCAGTGGGCCGCGAGCGCCGAAGACCTGCGCACGGCCCTGCGCGACGCGGGCTGGGCCGAGGGCCCGCAGATCTCGGTGCGAAGCGTGCTTTCGCTCGTCGCACCGAACGTGGATGTGATGTCGCTGCCGCTGCTGCCGAAGCTGAACAACGGCCTGCCCTCGCCGCTCGTGTTCGCCCGCGCGCGCCTGACCGACGGGCGCGACGCCGTGGAAGAAAAGGCCGCGCCGGGCAGCCGTCGGGACGTGCTGCGCTTCTGGCCATCGGGCTACGCGCTCGCGCCGCGGCATGCTGGAAGCAGCAACGGCGACGGCAAGGCAGACGGCGGCGAGCCCACGCCGATCTGGGTCGGCTCGCTCGTGCACGAGCGTCTGCGCCGCGGCTCCTGGCCGTTCAATGTGGTGACGAGCTATCCCGACGACGCTCTCGACCTCAGCGCCCCCGGCCAGCCGGCTGGCTGGCGCACGCTCGCGCTGCCGGGCCAGGCGGGCTGCGAGGGGCGGCCCGTGAAGCTGGTGGTGCAGGGCGGCCGCTGA